Proteins encoded within one genomic window of Coriobacteriia bacterium:
- a CDS encoding NAD(P)-dependent oxidoreductase — protein sequence MALRARKGMTVHKKRVAILGATGHVGKCLVESMSADARYDVVAVARDSSKLETYLASLPNAGTREWCTFDGLEDGDYDAIVNCVGEGSPAVLTRNAGRVFELTQSFDALVMRYLDTHRDARCVCFSSGAAYGGGFARPATEDSMSGFAVNRIQASDAYGVAKFASEARHRSASDHAIVDLRLFGFFSRHIDLSRRYFMNDVAAAISGDRLLRSGESNIVRDYVAPSDLADLVASVLEADPRNDVFDVYSASPVSKFEILEDFAQRYSLSYCIDADLDVSSATGAKFNYYSTNRRAAQLGYTPQYTSLEALRHEMDAVLKRQERR from the coding sequence ATGGCACTCCGCGCGCGCAAGGGCATGACGGTGCACAAAAAGCGTGTGGCGATTCTGGGTGCGACAGGGCATGTGGGGAAGTGCCTCGTCGAGTCCATGTCGGCCGACGCTCGGTACGATGTCGTAGCAGTCGCTCGGGATTCCTCCAAACTCGAGACGTACCTGGCTTCTCTGCCCAATGCCGGGACTCGAGAATGGTGTACTTTCGATGGCCTTGAGGATGGCGACTACGACGCGATAGTGAACTGTGTTGGGGAGGGAAGTCCCGCTGTCTTGACGAGGAACGCCGGACGGGTTTTCGAACTGACCCAGAGCTTCGACGCACTCGTCATGCGCTATCTTGACACCCATCGGGATGCGCGTTGTGTCTGTTTCAGCAGCGGTGCAGCGTACGGGGGTGGCTTCGCTCGGCCGGCTACAGAGGACAGCATGTCGGGGTTTGCCGTGAATCGCATCCAGGCTTCGGATGCGTACGGGGTGGCCAAGTTCGCCTCGGAAGCGAGGCATCGCTCCGCTTCCGACCATGCAATCGTCGACTTGCGCCTTTTCGGCTTCTTCTCGCGCCATATCGATCTGTCTCGGCGATACTTCATGAATGATGTTGCCGCCGCCATCAGCGGCGATAGGTTGCTCCGCTCAGGAGAATCGAACATCGTCCGCGACTACGTGGCCCCGTCAGATTTGGCCGATCTCGTTGCGTCGGTACTGGAGGCGGACCCCCGCAACGATGTGTTTGACGTCTACAGTGCCTCCCCAGTGTCGAAGTTCGAAATACTGGAGGACTTCGCGCAGCGCTATTCCCTCAGTTACTGCATCGATGCAGACCTCGATGTTTCGTCTGCGACCGGCGCGAAATTCAACTACTACTCGACCAATCGGCGCGCTGCGCAACTCGGCTATACTCCGCAGTACACCTCGCTCGAAGCGCTGCGGCACGAGATGGATGCCGTACTCAAGCGGCAGGAACGGAGATAG
- a CDS encoding NAD-dependent epimerase/dehydratase family protein yields MSDLSYGGAASVREDCRAALATYARQLRPLAGERVLVTGGTGFMGAWLAWMISVLNDDYDFGIDLMLLSPHAREFKTRIPELAGRADITFIERDVCDITALPADVHYVIHAAGNPDSRVHASDPLRTMSVIADGTRALLDAVIEQSNVKSVLMVSSGLVYGGQPLEVAAVSESYRGGPECNTIASVYAESKRFAETASAAYCSQYKLPIVTARPFAFIGPYQLLDKPWAVNNFIRDAIHGGPIRILGNSETVRSYMYPSDMAVWLLAILVNGVPGTAYNVGSPNGVTLGRLADTIAARFSSPPEVVFRAVGDQRPSRFVPDISRAKDLGLELTVGLEDALARSIAWHSARARA; encoded by the coding sequence ATGTCTGACCTGTCTTACGGGGGGGCTGCATCAGTGCGTGAGGATTGTCGGGCTGCCCTCGCTACCTATGCACGTCAGCTAAGGCCACTGGCAGGTGAGAGGGTGCTTGTCACCGGCGGTACTGGATTCATGGGTGCTTGGCTGGCTTGGATGATATCGGTGTTGAACGACGACTATGATTTTGGCATCGATCTGATGCTGCTTTCGCCACACGCACGTGAGTTCAAGACGCGCATCCCTGAACTCGCGGGAAGAGCCGACATTACGTTCATCGAGCGCGACGTGTGCGATATCACTGCTCTCCCCGCCGACGTGCACTACGTCATTCATGCGGCGGGAAACCCCGATAGCCGAGTTCATGCGAGCGACCCCTTGCGCACCATGAGTGTGATCGCCGACGGGACCAGGGCGCTGCTCGATGCGGTGATCGAGCAGTCCAACGTGAAGTCGGTGCTCATGGTCAGTTCCGGCCTCGTGTACGGTGGGCAGCCGCTTGAAGTGGCCGCAGTGTCCGAGTCCTATCGCGGCGGTCCCGAGTGCAATACCATCGCGTCAGTCTACGCAGAGTCAAAGCGGTTCGCGGAGACGGCGAGCGCGGCGTATTGCAGTCAATACAAGTTGCCCATCGTCACCGCGAGGCCATTCGCCTTCATCGGCCCGTACCAACTCCTCGACAAGCCGTGGGCCGTGAACAACTTCATACGAGACGCAATCCATGGCGGGCCGATCCGGATTCTCGGCAACAGCGAGACCGTTCGCAGCTACATGTACCCTTCGGATATGGCTGTCTGGTTGCTCGCGATCTTGGTGAACGGAGTGCCGGGCACCGCGTATAACGTGGGGAGTCCGAACGGAGTGACGTTGGGGAGGCTTGCGGACACGATTGCCGCAAGGTTCTCATCTCCGCCTGAGGTTGTGTTTCGGGCAGTCGGCGATCAGCGGCCGTCTCGGTTCGTCCCCGACATCTCGCGGGCGAAGGACCTTGGCCTCGAGCTGACCGTGGGGTTGGAGGATGCGCTCGCCCGCAGCATCGCATGGCACTCCGCGCGCGCAAGGGCATGA
- the dmpG gene encoding 4-hydroxy-2-oxovalerate aldolase, with product MKKRLLITDVSLRDGSHAVAHQLTAKQLADHAAAVEAAHVPVVEVGHGNGLGASSLQLGESLLGDLDMLRVVREQLTTARMSIHVIPGFATIGRDLRAAIDVGVDIIRVAAHCTEADITERHITFAREQGKEVYGVLMMSHMASKEVLLEEALKMEAYGAEGVVLMDSAGAYLPVDVRDKVRHLCTGLSIPVGFHAHNNLGLAIGNSLVAAESGAYILDGAIRGFGAGAGNAQLEALVAVMEKAGYETGIDLYGILDAGDRAQEGLLAVMPTTTSTSIMSGLSGVFSGFLKPVNRIAAEYGVDPRDVFFELGRRGVVAGQEDLILEVAQALAQQRGGRDV from the coding sequence ATGAAGAAGCGGCTGCTGATCACCGATGTGTCGCTCAGAGATGGCTCTCATGCGGTAGCCCATCAGTTGACCGCGAAGCAGCTTGCGGACCACGCTGCTGCCGTCGAGGCGGCACACGTTCCCGTCGTAGAGGTGGGTCACGGCAACGGTCTCGGCGCATCATCCTTGCAGCTCGGTGAGAGCTTGCTCGGCGACCTGGACATGCTTCGAGTCGTGCGCGAGCAGCTGACCACGGCGCGTATGAGCATCCACGTGATTCCGGGGTTTGCAACCATTGGACGGGATCTGCGCGCAGCGATCGATGTCGGCGTGGACATTATTCGCGTCGCGGCGCATTGCACGGAGGCCGATATCACCGAGCGCCACATTACCTTCGCCCGCGAGCAGGGCAAGGAGGTCTATGGCGTCCTGATGATGAGCCATATGGCCTCAAAAGAGGTCCTGCTCGAAGAGGCGCTCAAGATGGAAGCGTATGGCGCCGAAGGTGTGGTGCTGATGGATTCTGCCGGTGCATATCTCCCTGTCGATGTTCGCGACAAGGTTCGCCACCTGTGTACCGGGCTTTCCATTCCCGTGGGATTCCACGCACACAACAACCTTGGGCTGGCGATTGGCAATTCACTGGTAGCGGCGGAGTCGGGGGCATACATCCTTGATGGGGCGATCCGGGGATTCGGCGCCGGGGCTGGCAATGCGCAACTGGAGGCGTTGGTGGCGGTCATGGAGAAAGCAGGGTACGAGACAGGAATCGACCTCTACGGAATCCTCGATGCCGGAGACAGAGCGCAGGAAGGACTTCTTGCAGTGATGCCGACCACGACATCGACGTCGATCATGTCGGGACTGTCTGGTGTGTTCTCCGGCTTCTTGAAGCCGGTCAATCGCATCGCCGCCGAGTACGGCGTAGACCCACGCGATGTGTTCTTTGAACTCGGCCGGCGCGGTGTCGTTGCCGGCCAGGAAGATCTCATCCTTGAGGTTGCCCAAGCTTTGGCTCAACAGAGAGGTGGACGTGATGTCTGA
- a CDS encoding acetaldehyde dehydrogenase (acetylating) — translation MTDGSRKLRVAILGSGNIGSDLLSKVMRSDLLECTLFIGRNFASKGMVRAASLGVPVSDQSIDALVRNPGVCDLVFDATSALSHTQHAAILEQIGMAVIDLTPSNIGRMCIPAVNLEECLAEQNVNMVTCGGQGSIPLARVIGNVCGGVEYIEVVSQIASRSAGPATRVNIDEYIGTTERGIRQFSDCLRTKAILNLNPANPPVNMQVSVLALVREPNLERLGAEIDAIVKRIQTYVPGYALIVPPMLENGRLFMMVGVRGRGDYLPAYAGNLDIINCAAIAVAEGHARLLGDSAMPMAPGLREGGGTT, via the coding sequence GTGACTGATGGATCTCGGAAGCTGAGAGTTGCGATCCTCGGCAGCGGAAACATCGGTTCCGATCTGCTGAGCAAGGTCATGCGCTCCGATCTACTGGAATGCACACTCTTCATCGGCCGCAACTTCGCTTCGAAGGGCATGGTTCGTGCGGCGTCGCTCGGGGTTCCCGTTTCCGATCAGAGCATTGATGCGCTGGTGCGAAACCCGGGGGTTTGTGACCTCGTGTTTGACGCCACCTCTGCTCTGAGCCACACGCAGCACGCGGCCATCCTTGAACAGATCGGAATGGCGGTCATCGACTTGACGCCGTCCAACATCGGTCGGATGTGCATTCCGGCGGTGAATCTCGAGGAGTGCCTCGCCGAGCAGAACGTGAACATGGTGACGTGTGGCGGGCAGGGATCCATACCTCTCGCCCGGGTGATCGGAAACGTCTGCGGAGGCGTGGAGTACATAGAAGTCGTTTCGCAGATCGCATCCCGCAGCGCCGGCCCAGCGACGCGGGTCAATATCGACGAGTACATTGGCACCACGGAGAGGGGCATCCGGCAGTTCAGTGACTGTCTGCGCACCAAAGCGATCCTCAACCTCAATCCTGCCAATCCGCCAGTCAATATGCAGGTGAGCGTGCTGGCGCTCGTCCGCGAGCCAAACCTCGAGCGTCTGGGGGCGGAGATCGACGCGATAGTGAAGCGGATTCAAACCTACGTTCCCGGCTACGCCCTGATCGTTCCGCCGATGCTGGAGAATGGCCGATTGTTCATGATGGTTGGCGTCCGAGGTCGCGGCGACTATCTCCCGGCCTATGCCGGCAACCTTGATATCATCAATTGTGCTGCGATCGCCGTCGCCGAAGGTCACGCTCGGCTGCTTGGCGATTCGGCCATGCCGATGGCTCCAGGATTGCGCGAAGGGGGTGGTACCACATGA
- a CDS encoding thiamine pyrophosphate-binding protein has product MRMRVADYLTDALYRAGGETIFLVTGGMIMHLTDALLVHPAQKWISCHHEQAAVMAADAYGRLTNKLGVAYVTAGPGALNTLTGVVGAYIDTAPVIIVAGQSKVSQAKITGPRQFALQGFNTLPLMEQVTKYAVMLDDVATVRSSVEHAIWEATHGRVGPAWIECPVDLQGTMFDPEEYPGFVPPDSELATQSELAAAVARVAEALKSSQRPLILAGAGVRAAGAVDDLLGLVHRVGIPVVTSRLGMDLIGFEDPLFVGRPGTYGDRPANFAVQNCDLLLTIGCRMALGLVGYDFESFAPNALKIMVDVDELELDKPSVVPDIPIHADAAEFLRFLRSSLGDWSLENHAWVTRTQKWKKRYPVDLPEYKTETEGVNSYHFTRMLSDQLGPDAICVLDTGSCFHVWAQAFRVKEGQRHIITGGLSTMGYMPAVMGAASAADGHEVYCVTGDGSIQMNLQELQTIRHNNFPVKLVVFNNNGYLLIRHTQGNFMDGRLIGEGPETGVSFPAFEDVASTYGMRYMRIDSESGLEAGIAQLVASEGPIICEVMTPSRQLLIPRVASKQLEDGTMISMLYDDMFPFLDRDEYEENQARD; this is encoded by the coding sequence ATGAGAATGCGTGTCGCGGACTACCTGACCGATGCACTCTACCGAGCGGGCGGGGAGACGATCTTTCTCGTCACGGGCGGTATGATCATGCATCTGACAGACGCGCTGTTGGTGCACCCCGCCCAGAAATGGATCTCGTGCCACCACGAACAAGCTGCGGTCATGGCTGCGGATGCCTATGGGCGCCTCACGAACAAACTGGGTGTCGCCTACGTAACGGCCGGCCCGGGAGCACTGAACACTCTGACCGGTGTGGTAGGAGCCTACATCGACACGGCCCCCGTGATCATCGTAGCGGGCCAATCGAAGGTATCCCAAGCGAAGATCACCGGACCGCGGCAGTTTGCGCTTCAAGGGTTCAACACGTTGCCGCTTATGGAGCAGGTGACGAAGTACGCTGTGATGCTTGACGATGTGGCGACGGTTCGTTCAAGCGTAGAGCACGCCATCTGGGAAGCCACCCACGGGAGGGTAGGCCCCGCTTGGATCGAGTGTCCCGTTGACCTGCAGGGGACGATGTTCGATCCAGAGGAGTATCCAGGGTTCGTTCCCCCTGATTCGGAGTTGGCGACGCAGTCCGAGTTGGCGGCGGCGGTGGCACGGGTTGCCGAGGCACTCAAGTCAAGCCAACGTCCGCTCATACTGGCGGGTGCGGGCGTACGCGCAGCGGGTGCAGTCGATGACCTGCTCGGCTTGGTGCACAGAGTTGGAATTCCGGTGGTGACTTCGCGTTTGGGCATGGATCTGATCGGGTTCGAGGATCCGCTTTTTGTTGGTCGTCCCGGCACATACGGAGATCGTCCGGCCAACTTCGCGGTACAGAACTGCGATCTCCTGCTCACTATCGGGTGCCGCATGGCTCTCGGACTTGTTGGCTACGACTTCGAGTCATTCGCACCGAATGCGCTCAAGATCATGGTCGATGTCGACGAACTGGAGCTCGACAAGCCGTCGGTTGTACCGGATATCCCAATTCATGCTGACGCCGCGGAGTTCTTGCGCTTCTTGAGGTCATCGCTGGGTGACTGGAGTCTCGAGAACCACGCTTGGGTAACTCGAACTCAGAAGTGGAAGAAACGCTATCCGGTGGATTTACCCGAGTACAAAACTGAGACCGAGGGAGTCAACTCCTACCATTTCACCCGGATGCTTTCCGATCAACTTGGGCCCGATGCAATCTGTGTCCTTGATACCGGTTCCTGCTTTCATGTGTGGGCTCAAGCTTTTCGAGTCAAGGAGGGGCAACGCCATATCATTACAGGTGGGCTTTCGACAATGGGATACATGCCGGCCGTGATGGGTGCCGCTTCTGCGGCAGATGGCCACGAAGTGTACTGCGTTACCGGGGACGGTTCCATCCAAATGAACCTGCAGGAGTTGCAGACCATCCGGCACAACAATTTTCCGGTGAAACTGGTGGTGTTCAACAACAATGGCTACTTGTTGATTCGCCACACGCAGGGAAACTTCATGGATGGACGTCTGATCGGCGAAGGGCCCGAAACAGGCGTGAGCTTCCCGGCATTTGAGGACGTCGCGTCGACCTACGGGATGCGATACATGCGTATCGACAGTGAGTCCGGCCTTGAGGCGGGTATCGCCCAACTAGTGGCGTCAGAAGGCCCCATCATATGCGAGGTCATGACGCCTTCACGGCAGCTTCTGATACCTCGTGTGGCTTCCAAGCAACTTGAAGATGGGACGATGATATCGATGCTGTACGACGACATGTTTCCTTTCTTGGATCGAGACGAGTATGAGGAGAATCAGGCTCGTGACTGA
- the rfbH gene encoding lipopolysaccharide biosynthesis protein RfbH, whose protein sequence is MRAQQLRGEILAKAAEYYTEAFGADATFEPGSSRVPYAGRVFDEREIVSLVDSSLDFWLTYGRFSQQFEEDLAAFLGLKHCFLVNSGSSANLLAFSALTSPRLEERRIERGDEVITVAAGFPTTVAPIVQFGAVPVFVDVVLETGNVDATLLDAALSSRTKAVMLAHTLGNTFDIDAVVAFCERNGLWLIEDNCDSLGSKYRDRYTGSFGHIGTSSFYPPHHMTMGEGGAVYTDDDELAAIVLAMRDWGRDCICPSGVDNRCGKRFNQQFGTLPRGYDHKYVYSEFGYNLKVSDMQAAVGVEQLKKLPAFIDARRRNFDTLTDLLQPVRDALILPQPTPGAEPSWFGYLMTVRQGSGVSRDALVAALEKARVQTRMLFAGNMTRQPCFDHMRASGTGYRIVGELTNTDRIMNDAFWIGVYPGMTDEMLRYMADTIIRSIGL, encoded by the coding sequence ATGCGCGCGCAGCAGTTGCGTGGCGAGATTCTTGCCAAGGCGGCGGAGTACTACACCGAGGCTTTTGGCGCCGATGCCACCTTCGAGCCCGGTTCATCACGCGTGCCATATGCGGGTCGCGTGTTCGATGAGCGCGAGATCGTAAGCCTGGTCGACTCCTCGTTGGATTTCTGGCTCACCTATGGACGCTTTTCCCAGCAATTCGAGGAAGATCTCGCTGCGTTTCTCGGCCTGAAGCACTGCTTCCTTGTGAACTCTGGTTCATCGGCGAACTTGCTGGCGTTCTCGGCACTGACATCGCCGAGGCTCGAGGAAAGGAGAATCGAGCGCGGCGATGAGGTCATCACGGTTGCAGCCGGATTCCCCACCACAGTCGCTCCGATCGTGCAGTTCGGCGCTGTGCCGGTGTTTGTCGACGTGGTGCTTGAGACAGGCAACGTAGATGCCACGCTGCTAGATGCGGCGCTATCGTCGCGCACGAAAGCAGTGATGCTGGCTCATACACTCGGCAATACGTTCGACATCGATGCTGTTGTCGCCTTTTGTGAGCGGAACGGCCTGTGGCTCATCGAGGACAACTGCGACTCGCTCGGGTCGAAGTATCGTGACCGTTATACAGGATCGTTTGGGCATATCGGCACGTCGAGCTTCTATCCGCCGCATCACATGACTATGGGTGAGGGCGGCGCCGTCTACACCGACGATGACGAGCTTGCCGCGATCGTGCTCGCGATGCGCGACTGGGGGCGCGACTGCATCTGCCCGTCCGGCGTGGACAACCGTTGCGGAAAGCGATTCAACCAGCAGTTCGGGACGCTTCCACGTGGCTATGACCACAAGTACGTCTATTCCGAGTTTGGCTATAACCTGAAAGTGTCCGACATGCAGGCTGCGGTTGGAGTGGAGCAGCTCAAGAAGCTGCCCGCCTTCATCGATGCGCGTCGCCGAAACTTCGATACGCTTACAGATCTCCTACAACCGGTTCGAGATGCGTTGATCCTGCCGCAACCCACGCCCGGCGCCGAGCCGAGCTGGTTCGGCTACCTCATGACGGTTCGCCAGGGTTCCGGTGTTTCGCGCGACGCGCTTGTGGCCGCGCTGGAGAAGGCGCGCGTGCAGACGCGCATGCTGTTTGCGGGCAACATGACCCGACAGCCCTGCTTCGATCATATGCGAGCGAGCGGGACCGGCTATCGCATCGTCGGTGAGCTCACGAACACGGATCGCATCATGAACGATGCGTTCTGGATCGGAGTGTATCCGGGGATGACGGATGAGATGCTGAGATACATGGCGGATACGATCATAAGGAGCATCGGGCTATGA